From the Jilunia laotingensis genome, the window AACTAATTTTTGCTTGGTCACCGATTAAAGAATCGTCATCTGCGGACAGATTAATAGGATAATCACATGCTTTCTTTTCTTCGATTTTAAAATCCTTGACGAGTAGTTTTATACCTTTATAGCACTTCCAAAGTAAACGTACTTTTACTTTCTGACCTGCGAATTTGTCGAATGGTGCATACAAGTCTACATAACTGGTTGCTGTGGCAAATTTGGGTGCAGTCTCTCCTGTTACTTTATAGATGGTTTCAAAATCGGTACCATTGGCACTTGCCTGTATTTCGAAATAATCCCTTTCATCCCAAGTATTATAAGCACTTGTGCCAAATCGAGAATATTCGGACATGTTGTAATTCATAACAACTCTGTTCGTGCCTTCACTTAGGTAAATCCAAGGGGAAGTCAGGTGATTCTCTGTACCATTTGTCGGATTGGCAGCTGAAATATTACATTCCAGTAAATGAACGTCCATGTTTGTACCGTTCATGACAACTCGAAAAGTTCCGCCTTCATTTACTGTCCATCCGGTAGGTGCTACATAAATAGGCATTATATTTAAATCTAATTTATAAGGAACTTGTCCCATTGTCACATCATCCGCAGTTGCACTTGTTGTAGAATATATATCATTATCTTTGAAACTCCAAGCTTTGAAGTGATATATTGTATTGGCTTGTAAGTCACTGACCGTTACTTTTTCTGTTGAGTTACCTTTATATAGAACGGTTCCTCCACCTTCAAGTTCGTCACCAACGTTTAAAATACCAGATGGCTGGCCAAATAATCCGCCTTCTTCTATTCTGCCATTATTGACTGAAGGTTCAGTGGTCATTGCAATTATTACCTGATCACCAGTAGAATTAGCTTTGATACTTAGTGTCATGGTATTCAGTTCCGTTTCCGTGACAGTCAACCCTTCAGGTTGTGAAGGGTTGGTGATAATAGTGGCAGTTAAAGGTGCTTCCACGTTATACTTTGGCCCATACATGCAGAAAGAATTGACAGCTAAGACGGAAATATGATACTTTTTGTTTCCTTCTAGATCTTTAGCGGTAAATGTATCCAAGGAATCTAAAGAAATTACAGTGGCATTGCCTAATTTATCTCCGGACTTGTAATAATTTCCATCAACCGGGTTTTCCGTTAAAGTTTCAGATTCGTTTAATAGTACTAAATACAGATCGGCTCCGGCAGTCTTTTTGAAGTGTCCGGTCGCAGAATTGCTCGTGCCGTTTATAATCAGATCTTGTGGCTGTTCCGTAGGTGATTCGCAGTTAACGGGAGGAGTAAACTGATAAGTCAAGCCATCCGCAGGATAATTGTCCTGAGTATAGGAAAGAGCGGCAGCAGCATTTATCGTGGTGGATATTTTTTCTGTCCAGGAGCCTCCGGTGCTTTCTATCAATAGACGGTCGTCGACATCTCCTTTGATACCGACTTTTGCCGATGAAAAAGATGAAGAGGTCATTTTCCAATCTTTATATATAATCTCTATATTATTTGAATTTTCATATAGACGAATTTGAAATTGAACCGTAGCGATAAGATTGCTTCCCCATGTATCGGTAATTCCTAAATTCTTATATTGTACAATTAAAACTCTCGATGGAGTTACCCCTGAAACTTTATAGCTTAATTCGGTATTATCCAATCCTGAAATCTTACCATTCGTTGCCGTACTGATCACATTCGTATTAGGTGATTGACCTATTGAAAAAAAGCCATCTGTAGGAGATTCCACAGTTACTTGGTCTTTTCCTAAGATAATATACCCATTAGTACCGATTGCGAAACGATTCATTTCCTGATTATTGAATAAAAAGTTGAAGCCTATCGGAAAACCGTCATCCGTAACTTTTACATCGGATGCCTTGTCGATACTGGTATATGCTTTGCCATTCAAGTCTATCCCATGGATACTGGAATTAACCACAGTTCCCTCTGTGATTTCTTCGTAAACTCCATTTTTACTTTCAAACTCATACCCCATTATGGGTTGGGCATAAGATATTATCCAAACCAAAAAGCTGGATAATAGAAAAATGTACCTTTTCATAACTGTTATCTTTATTTGTTAACTAAAATACGAATGGTTTTTACGCCTTTATGTGTAGTCATTGTAGCCAAGTACACTCCTGTTGGGATGCCGGACAAGTTCCAATCCAATTGATGATTTCCGGTTGACATTTGTCCATCGTAAACAGTGTGGAGCTTTTGTCCTGTCAGTGAATAAATGTTCAGGCTGAGAGAATTATCTTCAAATGAGTTGATATTAAAAGTAGCTTTTTCACCATTTATTGAATAAGTTATTTCCGATTTGTTATCTGCTTTTGTCATAGCCTCGATACCAGTGCCGATTGTTGCATCGGTCTTGATATATTGCATGTATAAAACTGCCTTTTCGTTGTCGTCACGTAAGTCTTCCCACATCGTTATCCAATGATCGCCATCGATCAAAGGGGATGCCCATAAATGATTCTTCTTAGCTTCGTTTGTAGTAAAAGCCACTTTACGGGGATTCCAGAGCGATTCTCCGTCCGAATTAAATTTCTCCACGTAGCAGGAAGGGTTAGAATAGATGTCGGTTGTTATATAGAAAATTACAAAGTTCCCGTCTTCTGCATTTTGGATCGAATAATCTCCGATATAGAAGTCTGTTTGTACGGGTATGACTTCCATGCCCTCGGGATTCCACAATAATTCACTGCTTGCGGCAACTTTTTGTATCATTAATCGTTGAGTTGAAGAAGTTCCTGCTGCGACGTCTCTCCACATAAAATATAAACAATCTTCTTTTTCGTTATAAACGAATTTGGGATTCATGGATCTGAAGTTATCGGAAATTCCTACTTTTACGCCGTCCATTCCTTCCGGAAAAGCCAATGTGCCGTCAGGTTTAACATTGGATATGTACACAGACTCAGTGTTGGTAAAGAAACGATCATCGAACCAAGACACATATACTCCCCCTTTTGTGTCCGGAAGAACTTGTAAAATGGTATGTAAAGGAACTGTAGTGAAGCCTCCCCTGTAAATACGGGTGTCGGTAGCCCATACTGACGAACCGTCGAAATCTATTTTTTTAGCCATGATATCTTGGTTTGTTCCTTTAGAGTAGACCATGATAGCCTGATTATTTCCTGCATTGACTAAATACGGATACATATAAGTCGTTTCATCATCTTTTAATACAAGAGGTGCATCCCACAAAAAATCGCCATCTTTGGACAAACGTTCTACTTCAATGCTATAAATTTCTCCACTTTCGACTACGCCTGAAGGTTTGAACCATGCAAATAAATAACTACCGTCTTCCAATTGGATCATGCTCATGCTAACTAGTTTAGAATAGGCGTGTCCTTTAAGGAGATCTACTCCTTCCTCTCCCCATAACATTTCACCTGTGGGAGAAACTTTATAAATCGAATAACTTAAATCATATTCATCTGAAGGAGAATTACGGCAGTCCGTTATGGCTATTATAGCATTTCCGTCAGTATCAACCATCAATCTTTGATTCACCATTGAATAAGATATGTTTCTTTTGTCAGAAATGATCTTACCTTCGTCAGGGAATAATTTCTTGCCGTTTTTATCTAATATCTGTAATGAGTTTTCTATAACTCCGTCTATATCTCCACTTACATTTCCTATGAAAAAAATATAAGTAATCCCATCCTTATTTACTTTGAATTGGGGTGAATAGGCGTTTCGATCTGTTGGAGAAACTCTGTTGTTTACTGCAGGGTCATCGCTCCATTGAGCAGAAACTGTTATACATATGAACAGTACGATTAATGTAAGTAAAATCTTTCTCATAAATATTATTTTTTAATAAAGGATTAATGTTAATGGTTTAATTAATGGCAATTTTAAAAATATGCTGCATTCCGTTTTTGGTGATTTGTAGCAAATAAATGCCATTTGTTATCGTTGAACAGGTCATCTTAGTGTCTTCTTTCTGCATGATACGCTTCCCTTCCATTGAATAAAGTGATAAGACACAAGGCGTTGTCATATCGACTAAATAGATTGTTTTGGTTTCAGGATCATATTTATATAATCTGTCTGCCACTGATTTTGTAATGCCTGACGGTTCTAATGAAGTACGGAAGAAACTCCTGCTTCCAAATAGTTGAATATCATAATTCTGTTCTATCAATGCGTTGTTGTCTGTATGTATTTTTACGTACCCTTTAGGTTGTTGTATGCCATCTCCCCACTTGTCCAGAATCTCAAAACAATATGTTTTATTCGCTTCCAATTCCGCTGTTTCTTGATAGACAGCTTTGGTATCTGTTACGTAAGGTCCGAACTCTTTGACGATTTCACCATCACTGTTTTTAATCGTAAATGTATTTTCATCTGCAAAAAGATCTGTTTGAATGGTTATATTAACAGTCGGTGTGGCTTGTAATGGTGCAGCGAATGTTCCTTGTATTGAACTATTTTTGATTTCTTTCCCGTTTAGAAATGTGAGAGTTATTTTATAATCATTTTTGTCATTCATAACATAGGATGAAACATTCAGAACAATTGGCATACTTGCAAATGAGGATATATTGCCATTCCACGTGACCTGTTGGGGCTCTTCGTTA encodes:
- a CDS encoding T9SS type A sorting domain-containing protein, coding for MRKILLTLIVLFICITVSAQWSDDPAVNNRVSPTDRNAYSPQFKVNKDGITYIFFIGNVSGDIDGVIENSLQILDKNGKKLFPDEGKIISDKRNISYSMVNQRLMVDTDGNAIIAITDCRNSPSDEYDLSYSIYKVSPTGEMLWGEEGVDLLKGHAYSKLVSMSMIQLEDGSYLFAWFKPSGVVESGEIYSIEVERLSKDGDFLWDAPLVLKDDETTYMYPYLVNAGNNQAIMVYSKGTNQDIMAKKIDFDGSSVWATDTRIYRGGFTTVPLHTILQVLPDTKGGVYVSWFDDRFFTNTESVYISNVKPDGTLAFPEGMDGVKVGISDNFRSMNPKFVYNEKEDCLYFMWRDVAAGTSSTQRLMIQKVAASSELLWNPEGMEVIPVQTDFYIGDYSIQNAEDGNFVIFYITTDIYSNPSCYVEKFNSDGESLWNPRKVAFTTNEAKKNHLWASPLIDGDHWITMWEDLRDDNEKAVLYMQYIKTDATIGTGIEAMTKADNKSEITYSINGEKATFNINSFEDNSLSLNIYSLTGQKLHTVYDGQMSTGNHQLDWNLSGIPTGVYLATMTTHKGVKTIRILVNK
- a CDS encoding fibronectin type III domain-containing protein; amino-acid sequence: MKRYIFLLSSFLVWIISYAQPIMGYEFESKNGVYEEITEGTVVNSSIHGIDLNGKAYTSIDKASDVKVTDDGFPIGFNFLFNNQEMNRFAIGTNGYIILGKDQVTVESPTDGFFSIGQSPNTNVISTATNGKISGLDNTELSYKVSGVTPSRVLIVQYKNLGITDTWGSNLIATVQFQIRLYENSNNIEIIYKDWKMTSSSFSSAKVGIKGDVDDRLLIESTGGSWTEKISTTINAAAALSYTQDNYPADGLTYQFTPPVNCESPTEQPQDLIINGTSNSATGHFKKTAGADLYLVLLNESETLTENPVDGNYYKSGDKLGNATVISLDSLDTFTAKDLEGNKKYHISVLAVNSFCMYGPKYNVEAPLTATIITNPSQPEGLTVTETELNTMTLSIKANSTGDQVIIAMTTEPSVNNGRIEEGGLFGQPSGILNVGDELEGGGTVLYKGNSTEKVTVSDLQANTIYHFKAWSFKDNDIYSTTSATADDVTMGQVPYKLDLNIMPIYVAPTGWTVNEGGTFRVVMNGTNMDVHLLECNISAANPTNGTENHLTSPWIYLSEGTNRVVMNYNMSEYSRFGTSAYNTWDERDYFEIQASANGTDFETIYKVTGETAPKFATATSYVDLYAPFDKFAGQKVKVRLLWKCYKGIKLLVKDFKIEEKKACDYPINLSADDDSLIGDQAKISWSSQGEEDAWEIRYRKSGSEEWVNPIEVHENPYLLTKLPTQTDIELQIRAKCSLTNQSDWSESLNFKTGYGVPFTEPFNGTSLPLSWELKVGELGDPTEFCDGTNCTPQWAWSSFMTVGLILSPKKTIADDWIVSPLIDLGDGSVNYIFNFNLLMMSPQENDETYSIVISTDDGKTFSSSNVLSKIEKADLPERGQQKTFSAPLKGYKGKVRIGIYVKSTTGRVSGVQMKSISITESCPSDILVNPVSELTSESAKITWESMADSWLVFSRIAGNKTRDFKVLNEKVLSLNDLQPRTTYEVGITKMCEVGDTAKVAIVSFTTEAIAQCPQVEEVNVTPKQYDAFITWSGDAMAYNIKYRSKGSDEFITKQITETSLTIEGLEPEKEYGYAIQSMCSTNDGDVSEWTEEAFFKTLAVTCFQPENILAVPTYKSVTVTWEGEADKYEVAYCKGAEAWQSLTVTAHMTTIEQLEPETAYKVRVRSICSDTDMSKWSATVDFTTESIPDCVAPTNLQASGISETTVDLTWDADENHLTWDVHYREGSVTSWTTIKELAEKKCSLKDLKENTVYLWSVKATCDEERTSVWAAQDQFTTLLSSIETSNYNSLKVFTSNKILNVINPEHILIQRLQIFSMDGQLLNTYKVNTDDNILLPMGHSEKQLIVKIDGENLTHSFVVIFN